A region of Flavobacterium indicum GPTSA100-9 = DSM 17447 DNA encodes the following proteins:
- the rpmG gene encoding 50S ribosomal protein L33, with amino-acid sequence MAKKGNRIQVILECTEHKDSGMPGTSRYITTKNKKNTPDRMEIKKFNPILKRVTVHKEIK; translated from the coding sequence ATGGCAAAGAAAGGTAATAGAATTCAGGTTATTTTAGAGTGTACTGAGCACAAAGATTCTGGTATGCCAGGAACTTCTCGTTACATCACTACTAAAAACAAAAAAAATACACCAGATAGAATGGAGATTAAAAAATTCAATCCTATCTTGAAAAGAGTAACTGTTCACAAAGAAATTAAATAA
- the rpmB gene encoding 50S ribosomal protein L28 encodes MSRVCELTGKRAMVGNNVSHAMNKTKRKFSVNLVKKRFYIAEEDRWVTLKISTAALKTINKNGIAAVLKQAKANGFVK; translated from the coding sequence ATGTCAAGAGTTTGTGAACTTACAGGTAAAAGAGCAATGGTTGGGAACAACGTTTCTCATGCTATGAACAAAACAAAGAGAAAATTCTCTGTTAATTTAGTAAAAAAACGTTTTTACATTGCTGAAGAAGATAGATGGGTAACATTGAAAATTTCTACAGCTGCTTTAAAAACTATTAACAAAAATGGTATTGCTGCTGTTTTAAAACAAGCAAAAGCAAACGGATTTGTAAAATAA